Proteins from one Mesotoga infera genomic window:
- a CDS encoding intracellular sulfur oxidation protein — translation MKKILFVVYQAPGGSIWVNEAFRTAFGMYGEDIEPSVLLVEEATVALSKKAQPECLGLLPISICFRFIKRYETEVYAIKEHVEKFKIKETEESFNVRLIDEKELGDFLHSFDNVIFM, via the coding sequence ATGAAAAAGATACTATTCGTTGTTTATCAGGCGCCGGGCGGCTCTATATGGGTAAACGAGGCCTTCAGGACCGCGTTCGGGATGTACGGAGAAGATATCGAACCTTCGGTGCTTCTGGTGGAAGAGGCAACAGTCGCCCTATCGAAGAAAGCTCAGCCGGAATGTCTCGGTCTGCTTCCGATATCGATCTGCTTCAGATTTATCAAGAGGTACGAGACCGAGGTTTACGCTATCAAAGAACACGTGGAAAAGTTCAAGATAAAGGAAACTGAAGAGAGTTTCAACGTTAGGCTCATCGATGAGAAAGAGCTCGGCGATTTTCTCCACAGCTTTGATAACGTAATTTTCATGTGA
- a CDS encoding DsrE/DsrF/TusD sulfur relay family protein, whose protein sequence is MKITIQTLVPPYTYEDLDTAIKLAEAALNRGHDVTIFLFADSILSTNSFVKPIRVDRNIPEKLKSLIAEKGLKVEICGICMDYRGVTKDMIIPGSNPSGLPELATLIYSSDRFVNLMA, encoded by the coding sequence TTGAAAATAACAATACAGACACTAGTTCCTCCGTACACTTACGAAGATCTGGATACGGCAATCAAACTAGCTGAAGCGGCCCTTAACAGGGGCCATGATGTTACCATATTTCTGTTCGCCGATTCGATTCTCTCGACAAACAGTTTTGTGAAACCGATCAGGGTAGATAGAAACATTCCGGAGAAACTGAAGTCCCTGATAGCCGAAAAAGGTTTGAAGGTAGAGATCTGTGGAATCTGTATGGACTACAGAGGAGTTACCAAGGACATGATAATTCCCGGCTCCAACCCCAGTGGACTGCCTGAGCTTGCGACCCTTATTTACAGCAGCGACAGGTTCGTGAACCTGATGGCTTGA